A single genomic interval of Mucilaginibacter boryungensis harbors:
- a CDS encoding OmpA family protein, whose translation MKLQLKKTSLLVSGLIMGTKLFAQSPDSAATATYVKPFSPISSFRTWSIGIYAGSVSAYTPFQGKEDWHTQNITFGYGAYIKKQIWHSFGIQANFFRGQMKGKDPALGTAYDNFKTDINYAIDLTGVITLANISWSNQQGGMQPYVLAGGGLSGYKPMLYKGSVGTPGFRNGENIKEFYVPLGVGLKFNVSPGINIDLGYTVNFMHSDNIDGYTTGNNYDQFSYGHLGLEFALGKKSKPQLATHNPVASMRTEYTMKEIALQNQIDADRAANASLRSQVDATNASLAALNAKFTADTDGDGVPDFFDKCPGTPAGVKVDGAGCPLPAAKPDVKVYVTEEDRKIVKEAIRNLEFDFGKATIRPHSFPSLNRVAQLLIDKNFSLKLAGHTDNVGSDAANLKLSKDRAESVKSYLVSKGANASRIEATGYGESQPIATNKTAAGRQQNRRVEFTLF comes from the coding sequence ATGAAATTACAGTTAAAAAAAACCTCCTTGTTAGTGTCTGGTCTAATAATGGGGACTAAACTTTTTGCCCAATCGCCCGATTCTGCGGCCACGGCAACGTATGTTAAACCATTCTCACCAATAAGTTCGTTTCGCACCTGGTCAATTGGCATTTACGCTGGGTCGGTATCTGCCTATACACCTTTTCAAGGGAAAGAAGACTGGCATACCCAAAATATAACCTTTGGTTATGGTGCTTATATTAAAAAACAGATATGGCATTCATTTGGCATACAGGCTAATTTTTTCAGGGGCCAAATGAAGGGTAAAGACCCTGCCCTGGGGACGGCTTACGACAATTTTAAAACAGACATCAATTACGCAATAGATTTAACAGGCGTAATAACTTTAGCCAATATAAGCTGGAGCAATCAACAAGGCGGAATGCAGCCGTATGTACTGGCGGGTGGTGGCTTATCTGGCTATAAGCCGATGCTTTATAAAGGGTCTGTGGGGACTCCCGGTTTTCGTAACGGAGAAAATATCAAAGAGTTTTATGTACCGCTTGGTGTTGGTTTAAAATTCAATGTAAGCCCAGGTATTAATATAGATTTGGGTTATACCGTTAATTTTATGCACAGCGATAATATTGATGGTTATACTACAGGCAACAATTACGACCAGTTCTCATACGGTCACCTGGGTCTGGAATTTGCTTTAGGCAAAAAATCCAAACCACAGTTAGCTACACATAATCCTGTAGCATCAATGCGTACCGAGTATACTATGAAGGAAATTGCTTTACAAAACCAAATTGATGCCGACAGGGCTGCGAATGCCAGCCTGCGTAGTCAGGTAGATGCAACAAATGCCAGCTTAGCGGCACTTAATGCCAAGTTTACCGCCGACACCGATGGTGACGGGGTACCTGATTTCTTTGACAAATGCCCTGGTACACCAGCAGGTGTTAAAGTTGATGGTGCTGGTTGCCCGCTTCCGGCCGCAAAGCCAGACGTTAAGGTATACGTAACTGAAGAAGACAGGAAAATTGTTAAAGAAGCTATCCGTAACCTAGAGTTTGATTTTGGCAAAGCCACCATTCGTCCACACTCATTCCCAAGTTTGAACAGGGTTGCCCAGCTATTGATTGATAAGAATTTTAGCTTAAAGTTAGCCGGACACACGGATAATGTAGGTTCTGATGCTGCTAACCTGAAATTATCTAAAGATAGGGCCGAGTCTGTAAAATCATACCTGGTGAGCAAAGGCGCTAACGCGTCACGCATAGAAGCTACCGGTTATGGTGAATCACAGCCAATAGCTACTAATAAAACTGCTGCAGGTCGTCAGCAAAATCGCCGTGTAGAGTTTACATTATTTTAA
- a CDS encoding OsmC family protein: MSATINLSRVNDDFGFEATDQNGHTVKMDTSPESGGKNYGVRPMQMLLMGLGGCSAIDVISILKKQRQDVRDYKMVINGDREAGVEPSLWKDVDIEFHLYGNIDEDKAKRAVELSLNKYCSVSATLQKGGADIKWKVFVHP; the protein is encoded by the coding sequence ATGTCAGCTACCATCAATCTTTCGCGTGTTAACGATGATTTTGGCTTCGAAGCCACAGATCAGAATGGCCATACAGTTAAAATGGATACCAGCCCGGAAAGCGGCGGCAAAAACTATGGCGTGCGCCCTATGCAAATGTTATTAATGGGTTTGGGCGGATGTTCGGCCATTGATGTGATCAGTATACTAAAAAAACAACGACAGGATGTGCGTGATTATAAAATGGTGATCAATGGCGACCGTGAGGCAGGGGTTGAACCATCATTATGGAAAGATGTAGATATAGAGTTTCACTTATACGGTAATATTGATGAAGACAAAGCTAAGCGCGCTGTTGAACTATCTTTAAATAAATATTGCTCGGTATCGGCCACGCTACAAAAAGGTGGTGCAGATATTAAGTGGAAGGTATTTGTTCATCCATAG